A single window of Microbispora hainanensis DNA harbors:
- a CDS encoding quinone oxidoreductase family protein: protein MRAAQIVEPGRPPVVADLPVPVARPGETLVEVGAAPVTPLDLLCASGTSYFGRPRTPYVPGVQGAGVAGGRPVWFATSAGMAPGDGSMAQFAAVAAKDLVELPPQADPVAVAALGLSAVAAHMALTWRGELTPGEQVVVLGAGGVVGQAAVRIARIAGARRVIAGARSPAARERARQAGADAVVALDTDDVATLAARLAEACDGPADLVLDPLFGPAAAAAARTLRQGGRWVHLGSSAGETCPIDSSTLRSRSLRLLGYTNNELTPEQRAASIVFVAEQAALGRLSVAYETIPLDDAGAAWERQASGTASGRIVLIPAPAS from the coding sequence ATGCGGGCGGCACAGATCGTGGAGCCCGGCAGGCCGCCGGTGGTGGCCGACCTGCCCGTGCCCGTGGCCAGGCCCGGCGAGACCCTGGTCGAGGTCGGCGCCGCGCCGGTCACGCCGCTCGACCTGCTCTGCGCGAGCGGCACGTCCTACTTCGGCAGGCCGCGCACGCCGTACGTGCCGGGGGTGCAGGGGGCCGGCGTCGCCGGCGGGCGGCCGGTGTGGTTCGCGACCTCGGCCGGCATGGCCCCGGGCGACGGGAGCATGGCGCAGTTCGCGGCGGTGGCCGCGAAAGACCTCGTCGAACTGCCCCCGCAGGCCGATCCGGTCGCGGTGGCCGCGCTCGGGCTCTCGGCCGTCGCCGCGCACATGGCGCTGACGTGGCGGGGCGAGCTCACCCCCGGCGAGCAGGTGGTGGTGCTCGGCGCGGGCGGCGTCGTCGGGCAGGCCGCCGTACGGATCGCGCGCATCGCCGGGGCCCGCAGGGTGATCGCCGGGGCCCGCTCCCCCGCCGCCCGCGAACGCGCCCGGCAGGCGGGCGCGGACGCCGTGGTGGCGCTCGACACCGACGACGTCGCCACGCTGGCCGCGCGCCTCGCCGAGGCCTGCGACGGGCCCGCCGACCTGGTGCTCGACCCGCTCTTCGGCCCGGCGGCGGCCGCCGCGGCCCGCACGCTGCGTCAGGGAGGCCGGTGGGTCCACCTGGGTTCCTCGGCCGGCGAGACCTGCCCGATCGACTCTTCCACGCTGCGCAGCAGGTCGCTGCGGCTGCTGGGATACACCAACAACGAGCTGACCCCCGAGCAGCGGGCCGCCTCGATCGTCTTCGTCGCCGAGCAGGCGGCGCTGGGACGGCTGTCCGTCGCCTACGAGACGATCCCGCTGGACGACGCCGGCGCCGCCTGGGAGCGCCAGGCGAGCGGCACCGCCTCAGGCCGGATCGTCCTCATCCCCGCCCCGGCGTCCTAG
- a CDS encoding IclR family transcriptional regulator domain-containing protein, with the protein MARGDTGPDFIEALARGLDVIRAFQPGRPVMSLTEVAAATGLARPTARRILLTLQELGYARSAQGGFALTPRVIELGVSYIRSMGLWEVARPHLERLVAQTNESSSIAQLDGSDIVYVARVAVPKIVALSVQIGTRFPAMQTSLGKVLLAALPPDELERVLAEPSRSGIEPRWRPGPQERDAVLREVRAKGWALTDEQLALGIRSVAAPLRDGSGNVIAAVNVNSHAAETSLEKLTEEHLPLLLKTAGAISADWALYESVPQVTAS; encoded by the coding sequence ATGGCACGAGGCGACACCGGACCTGACTTCATCGAGGCGCTCGCGCGCGGCCTCGATGTCATCAGGGCGTTCCAGCCGGGCCGTCCGGTGATGTCCCTGACCGAGGTGGCGGCGGCGACCGGTCTGGCCCGGCCCACCGCGCGGCGCATCCTGCTCACGCTGCAGGAGCTGGGGTACGCCCGCTCGGCGCAGGGCGGTTTCGCCCTCACCCCGCGGGTGATCGAACTCGGCGTCTCCTACATCCGCTCCATGGGCCTGTGGGAGGTGGCCCGGCCGCACCTGGAACGGCTCGTCGCCCAGACGAACGAGTCGTCGTCGATCGCCCAGCTCGACGGGTCCGACATCGTGTACGTCGCCCGCGTAGCCGTGCCGAAGATCGTCGCGCTGTCGGTGCAGATCGGGACGCGGTTCCCCGCGATGCAGACGTCCCTGGGCAAGGTGCTGCTGGCGGCGCTGCCGCCGGACGAGCTGGAGCGGGTGCTGGCGGAGCCGAGCAGGTCGGGCATCGAGCCGCGCTGGCGGCCCGGTCCGCAGGAGCGCGACGCCGTGCTGCGCGAGGTGCGGGCGAAGGGCTGGGCGCTGACCGACGAGCAGCTCGCGCTCGGGATCCGCTCGGTGGCCGCGCCGCTGCGCGACGGCTCCGGCAACGTCATCGCGGCCGTGAACGTCAACAGCCACGCCGCCGAGACCTCCCTGGAGAAGCTGACCGAGGAGCACCTGCCGCTGCTGCTGAAGACCGCGGGCGCGATCAGCGCCGACTGGGCACTCTACGAGTCCGTGCCCCAGGTCACCGCCTCCTAG
- a CDS encoding PHB depolymerase family esterase produces the protein MVTSFPVRPPRAALALTTLLLVLAGLLGTALIPPPARAASLTQVGSFGSNPGNLAMYAYRPDNLPAGRPLVVLLHGCTQNASGYFADSGWRKYADQWGFALVLPQTSSSNNSSSCFNWFQTGDTTRGQGEAASIRAMVAYAVANYGTDPARVYVSGLSAGGAMSAVMLATYPDVFAAGSIGAGLAYRCASSLLEASGCQYGPTSRTPQQWGDLVRNAYPGYSGPYPRVAVWQGQSDYTVVPANGAQLRDQWTNVRGVSQTPASTRSLTGGTTLKVYGDDDVRLYEISGMGHGLPVDPGGAADQCGATAAYFLDTICSAYHDARFFGLDGGAQPSPSPSATPSPSPSAGLSPSPSPSPSPSPSPSATPPGTCVRASNYAHTTAGRAYQSGGYTYAKGSNDAMGLWNTFTTHALRQTGPDYWVLADGQC, from the coding sequence ATGGTCACGTCCTTCCCCGTACGGCCGCCGCGAGCGGCCCTCGCCCTCACGACCCTCCTGCTCGTCCTCGCCGGCCTGCTCGGCACGGCCCTGATCCCCCCGCCCGCGCGGGCCGCCTCGCTGACGCAGGTCGGCTCCTTCGGATCCAACCCCGGCAACCTGGCGATGTACGCCTACCGCCCTGACAACCTGCCCGCAGGCCGTCCGCTCGTCGTCCTGCTGCACGGCTGCACGCAGAACGCGAGCGGCTACTTCGCCGACTCGGGGTGGCGCAAGTACGCCGACCAGTGGGGCTTCGCCCTGGTGCTGCCGCAGACCTCCAGCTCCAACAACTCGTCGAGCTGCTTCAACTGGTTCCAGACCGGCGACACCACGAGAGGGCAGGGCGAGGCCGCGTCCATCCGCGCCATGGTGGCGTACGCGGTCGCCAACTACGGGACCGACCCCGCGCGGGTCTACGTGTCCGGGCTGTCGGCGGGCGGGGCGATGTCCGCCGTCATGCTGGCGACGTACCCGGACGTCTTCGCCGCCGGATCGATCGGGGCCGGCCTGGCCTACCGCTGCGCGAGCAGCCTGCTCGAGGCGTCCGGCTGCCAGTACGGCCCGACGAGCAGGACCCCGCAGCAGTGGGGTGACCTGGTGCGGAACGCCTATCCGGGCTACTCCGGGCCGTACCCGCGAGTGGCCGTCTGGCAGGGCCAGTCCGACTACACGGTCGTGCCCGCCAACGGCGCCCAGCTGCGCGACCAGTGGACGAACGTGCGGGGCGTCTCCCAGACTCCGGCCTCCACCAGGTCGCTCACCGGTGGCACGACCCTCAAGGTGTACGGCGACGACGACGTGCGCCTCTACGAGATCAGCGGCATGGGCCACGGCCTGCCGGTCGATCCGGGCGGCGCGGCCGACCAGTGCGGGGCCACCGCGGCGTACTTCCTCGACACGATCTGCTCGGCCTACCACGACGCCCGTTTCTTCGGCCTTGACGGCGGCGCGCAGCCCAGCCCCTCGCCGAGCGCCACGCCCAGCCCGTCCCCCAGCGCCGGTCTTTCGCCCAGCCCTTCGCCGAGTCCTTCGCCGAGTCCTTCGCCGAGTGCCACGCCGCCGGGCACGTGCGTACGGGCCAGCAACTACGCCCACACCACCGCCGGGCGGGCGTACCAGTCGGGCGGCTACACCTATGCCAAGGGGTCGAACGACGCGATGGGCCTGTGGAACACCTTCACCACGCACGCGCTGCGCCAGACCGGCCCGGACTACTGGGTGCTCGCCGACGGCCAGTGCTGA
- a CDS encoding ArsR/SmtB family transcription factor — MDEVFKALADASRRRLLDSLNARNGQTLRELCAGLDMARQSVSKHLAVLEAANLVTTVWRGREKLHYLNAVPINAIADRWMSRFDRERARALADLKNALEQEPMSNPEFVYTTYIKTTPERLWQALTDPGFTRRYWGLSFDTDWQTGAPMTWHQGGVAITDPEQVVVESDPGRRLSYTWHSLTPEWAEAVGLGEDVLAKLKGERRSRVTFEIEQMGETVKLTVVHDGFEPGSTLREMVAGGWPQVLSALKTLLETGEPLPAVSV, encoded by the coding sequence ATGGACGAAGTGTTCAAGGCGCTGGCCGACGCCAGCCGCCGCAGGTTGCTGGACAGCCTGAACGCCCGCAACGGCCAGACGCTGCGCGAACTGTGCGCGGGGCTGGACATGGCGCGGCAGTCGGTCAGCAAGCACCTGGCGGTGCTGGAGGCGGCGAACCTCGTGACCACGGTGTGGCGTGGCCGGGAGAAGCTGCACTACCTCAACGCCGTGCCCATCAACGCCATCGCGGACCGCTGGATGAGCAGGTTCGACCGCGAGCGGGCCCGTGCTCTCGCCGATCTCAAGAACGCATTGGAGCAGGAGCCGATGAGCAACCCCGAGTTCGTCTACACCACCTACATCAAGACCACGCCCGAGCGGCTGTGGCAGGCACTCACCGACCCCGGCTTCACTCGGCGCTACTGGGGACTGTCCTTCGACACCGACTGGCAGACGGGGGCGCCGATGACCTGGCACCAGGGCGGTGTGGCGATCACCGATCCCGAGCAGGTGGTCGTCGAGTCCGACCCCGGCCGCAGGCTCTCCTACACCTGGCACTCCCTCACCCCCGAGTGGGCCGAGGCGGTCGGCCTGGGGGAGGACGTGCTCGCCAAGCTGAAGGGGGAGCGCAGGTCGCGGGTGACGTTCGAGATCGAGCAGATGGGGGAGACGGTCAAGCTGACGGTCGTCCACGACGGCTTCGAACCCGGCAGCACCCTGCGCGAGATGGTCGCCGGGGGCTGGCCCCAGGTGCTGTCCGCGCTCAAGACCCTGCTGGAGACGGGTGAGCCCCTGCCGGCCGTGAGCGTGTGA
- a CDS encoding DUF305 domain-containing protein → MNGRVLPVALLTAGLLAGTGGAYGTAASAATPSSPGVPTAPSDPTPTPTPPPTTPPTTTADHNDQDVMFARMMIPHHQQAVEMGRLAEDRAADARVARLARRIEAAQAPEIRTMSGWLTTWGEQVPGESPAPTHHAMPGMMSPEDMRRLEGLSGRDFDRAFLTMMIRHHEGAVTMARDELSGGSYEPARRLAESIISSQSAEIKEMKSMLSGLPG, encoded by the coding sequence ATGAACGGACGTGTCCTGCCGGTCGCCCTGCTGACAGCCGGTCTGCTGGCCGGCACGGGCGGCGCGTACGGCACCGCCGCCTCGGCCGCGACGCCTTCCTCACCCGGTGTGCCCACCGCGCCCAGCGACCCGACGCCGACGCCGACGCCGCCGCCGACAACGCCGCCGACAACGACGGCCGACCACAACGACCAGGACGTCATGTTCGCCCGGATGATGATCCCCCATCATCAGCAGGCGGTGGAGATGGGGCGACTGGCCGAAGACCGGGCGGCGGACGCCCGGGTCGCGCGGCTCGCCCGGCGGATCGAGGCCGCGCAGGCTCCCGAGATCCGGACGATGAGCGGCTGGCTCACGACCTGGGGCGAACAGGTGCCCGGGGAGAGCCCGGCGCCGACGCATCACGCCATGCCCGGGATGATGTCCCCCGAGGACATGCGGCGTCTCGAAGGGCTGTCCGGACGGGACTTCGACCGGGCCTTCCTCACGATGATGATCCGGCACCACGAAGGCGCCGTCACCATGGCGCGCGACGAGCTGAGCGGCGGAAGCTACGAGCCGGCGCGTAGGCTGGCGGAGTCGATCATCTCCAGCCAGTCGGCCGAGATCAAGGAGATGAA